One segment of Mycobacterium spongiae DNA contains the following:
- the purD gene encoding phosphoribosylamine--glycine ligase: MRVLVIGSGAREHSLLLALGRDPHVTGLIVAPGNAGTARLAEQRQVDVTSGDAVVALAREVRADMVVIGPEVPLVLGVADAVRAAGIVCFGPSKDAARIEGSKAFAKEVMAAANVRTATSEIVDNPAHLDAALDRFGPPASDPAWVVKDDHLAAGKGVVVSPERDIARAHAAGLLEAGHPVLLESYLDGPEVSLFCIVDGPTVVPLLPAQDFKRVGEGDTGPNTGGMGAYAPLHWLPDEVYREVVSRIVEPVAAELVRRDSPFCGLLYAGLAITGNGPAVVEFNCRFGDPETQAVLALLESPLGQLLHAAATGKLADFGELRWRDGAAVTVVLAAENYPGRPRLGDVVIGSEADGVLHAGTARRDDGAIVSSGGRVLSVVGTGPDLSAARAHAYDILSSIRLPGSHFRPDIGLGAAEGKISV, encoded by the coding sequence GTGCGCGTTTTGGTGATCGGCTCGGGTGCCCGGGAACATTCATTGCTGCTCGCGCTGGGCCGAGACCCCCACGTCACGGGGCTCATCGTTGCCCCGGGCAATGCTGGGACCGCGCGGCTGGCCGAGCAGCGCCAGGTCGACGTCACCTCCGGTGATGCCGTCGTGGCCTTGGCTCGCGAGGTCCGGGCCGACATGGTTGTCATCGGCCCGGAAGTACCGCTGGTGCTCGGGGTCGCCGACGCAGTGCGTGCCGCGGGCATCGTATGCTTCGGGCCGAGCAAGGATGCGGCCAGAATCGAGGGCTCCAAGGCATTCGCCAAAGAGGTCATGGCAGCAGCCAACGTGCGGACGGCGACCAGTGAAATCGTGGACAATCCCGCGCATTTGGACGCCGCACTCGATCGATTCGGACCGCCCGCGTCAGACCCGGCCTGGGTGGTCAAAGACGATCATCTGGCCGCCGGTAAGGGCGTCGTGGTCTCACCGGAACGCGACATCGCCCGCGCGCATGCCGCTGGTCTACTCGAGGCCGGGCACCCCGTGTTGTTGGAGTCGTATCTGGACGGCCCTGAGGTCTCGCTGTTCTGTATCGTCGACGGCCCAACGGTCGTGCCGTTGCTGCCGGCGCAGGACTTCAAGCGGGTCGGCGAGGGTGATACCGGACCCAACACCGGCGGTATGGGCGCCTATGCGCCACTGCACTGGCTGCCCGACGAAGTCTACCGGGAGGTAGTCAGTAGGATCGTTGAACCTGTTGCGGCCGAACTGGTTCGGCGGGACAGCCCGTTTTGCGGACTGCTGTATGCCGGGCTCGCTATCACCGGGAACGGGCCCGCGGTGGTCGAATTCAATTGCCGTTTTGGGGATCCGGAGACACAAGCGGTGCTGGCGCTGCTGGAGTCACCGCTTGGTCAGCTGCTACATGCCGCCGCCACGGGAAAGCTCGCCGACTTCGGCGAATTACGCTGGCGCGATGGCGCGGCCGTCACGGTGGTGTTGGCGGCCGAAAACTATCCGGGGCGGCCCCGACTCGGAGACGTTGTCATCGGGTCCGAGGCTGACGGTGTGCTCCACGCCGGAACGGCTCGGCGCGACGACGGCGCGATTGTCTCTTCCGGTGGCCGGGTGCTGTCAGTGGTCGGCACCGGCCCCGACCTGTCAGCGGCCAGGGCGCATGCATATGACATCCTCAGCTCAATTCGACTGCCGGGAAGTCACTTCCGACCGGACATTGGGTTAGGCGCGGCCGAGGGGAAGATCAGCGTCTAA
- a CDS encoding carboxymuconolactone decarboxylase family protein, with the protein MDELRRTGLDKLNEVYAWDMPDMPGEYFALTVDHLFGKIWTRPGLAMRDRRMAVIAVLTAQGQSDLLEVQVNAVLHNEEFTVDELRELAVFITHYVGFPLGSRLNSAIERVAAKRKKVAENGARSGKNADKKAEAKANVAEVLAKEAGESS; encoded by the coding sequence ATGGATGAACTGCGCCGTACCGGCCTGGACAAGCTGAACGAGGTCTATGCGTGGGACATGCCCGACATGCCGGGCGAGTATTTTGCCCTGACTGTCGACCACCTCTTCGGCAAGATCTGGACCCGCCCCGGCCTCGCGATGCGCGACCGCAGGATGGCGGTCATCGCGGTTCTCACTGCGCAGGGCCAGTCCGACCTGCTGGAGGTCCAGGTCAACGCCGTCTTGCACAACGAGGAATTCACCGTCGACGAGTTGCGCGAACTCGCCGTCTTCATCACCCACTACGTCGGCTTCCCGCTCGGGTCGCGGTTGAACAGCGCGATCGAGCGGGTGGCAGCCAAGCGCAAGAAAGTGGCCGAGAACGGCGCACGGTCCGGTAAGAATGCTGACAAGAAGGCCGAGGCGAAAGCCAACGTCGCCGAGGTCCTCGCGAAGGAGGCCGGCGAATCGAGCTAG
- a CDS encoding NAD(P)-dependent oxidoreductase, with translation MSDASTPRLGYIGLGNQGAPIAKRYLGWPGGLTVFDVRAEAMTSFVESGARAAASVSDVAEADIIGLAVLNDDQVRDVIMGDAGLAAHAKPGTIIAIHSTISDTTAVELARDLDRQGIHVVDAPVSGGAAAAAKGELAAMVGADDETFQRLREPFSRWASLVIHAGEPGAGTRMKLARNMLTFSSYAASAEAQRLAQACGLDLVALGKVVRHSDSFTGGAGAIMFRDTTAPMESDNPLRPLLEHTRGLGEKDLNLALELGEAVSVDLPLAQLALQRLAAGLGVPHTDAESQ, from the coding sequence ATGAGCGACGCGAGCACACCGCGCCTGGGATACATAGGCCTGGGCAACCAGGGCGCCCCGATAGCCAAGCGATACCTCGGCTGGCCGGGAGGGCTGACCGTCTTCGATGTGCGCGCGGAGGCTATGACCTCCTTCGTCGAGAGCGGCGCTAGGGCGGCGGCAAGTGTCTCCGATGTCGCCGAGGCTGACATCATCGGCCTCGCAGTGCTCAATGACGACCAAGTACGCGACGTGATTATGGGTGACGCAGGGCTTGCGGCACATGCGAAGCCCGGCACCATCATTGCGATTCATTCGACCATCAGTGACACCACCGCAGTCGAGCTGGCTCGCGACCTCGATCGGCAAGGCATTCATGTTGTCGACGCACCTGTCAGCGGAGGTGCCGCGGCGGCCGCCAAGGGCGAGTTGGCCGCCATGGTGGGTGCGGACGACGAGACGTTTCAGCGGCTCCGGGAGCCATTTTCGCGGTGGGCTTCACTGGTGATCCACGCCGGCGAGCCGGGGGCGGGAACCCGAATGAAGTTGGCGCGCAACATGTTGACCTTTTCCTCCTATGCGGCGAGCGCCGAGGCGCAGCGGCTGGCGCAGGCATGCGGACTCGACCTGGTGGCGCTGGGGAAGGTTGTCCGGCACAGCGATTCGTTCACCGGCGGCGCCGGAGCGATCATGTTCCGCGACACCACGGCACCGATGGAGTCGGACAATCCGCTGCGCCCATTGCTGGAACACACGCGCGGCTTGGGGGAGAAGGATCTGAATCTCGCATTGGAGTTGGGCGAAGCGGTATCGGTTGATCTGCCGTTGGCCCAGCTGGCTTTGCAGAGATTGGCCGCCGGCCTTGGGGTGCCGCACACTGACGCGGAGTCCCAGTAG